A section of the Paenibacillus aurantius genome encodes:
- the gltX gene encoding glutamate--tRNA ligase, producing the protein MNDQVRVRYAPSPTGHLHIGGARTALFNYLFARSKQGKFIVRFEDTDQTRHIETGVDNQLNGLRWLGVDWDESVDVDGGYGPYRQMERLDLYKPFVERLLAEGNAYYCYCTEAELEQERSEQEARGETPRYSGRCRHLTPEQAEAYRAEGRRPTVRFRVPEDRMIRFEDEVRGEVEFDSNGIGDFIIARPDGIPMYNFAVVLDDHLMAITHVIRGEEHLSNTPRQVMLYEALDLPTPRFAHLSIILNPDRKKMSKRDESIVQFIEQYKDLGYLPEAVLNFITLLGWSPRGEEEIFTKEELIGQFGLDRVSKSPAVFDMDKLNWMNNQYIKKADPARIAELAIPHLQKAGRLPQTLSEAEQSWASRLVALYQEQLTYASEIVDLSALFFQEEVELEEEAKPILAEEQVPVVLGRFLELVRESVTLNPEDVQAMLKQVQKDTGFKGKQLFMPTRVALTGQMHGRDLNQTISLLGKEKAVARLERLLS; encoded by the coding sequence ATGAACGACCAAGTACGCGTACGTTATGCGCCCAGTCCTACGGGGCATTTGCATATAGGCGGAGCCCGGACGGCTCTGTTCAATTACCTGTTTGCCCGCAGCAAGCAGGGGAAGTTTATCGTCCGGTTCGAAGACACGGATCAGACACGCCACATCGAAACCGGTGTCGACAACCAGCTGAACGGCCTGCGCTGGCTCGGCGTCGACTGGGATGAAAGCGTCGATGTGGACGGAGGCTACGGCCCTTACCGGCAGATGGAACGGCTCGACCTCTACAAGCCGTTCGTGGAGCGGCTGCTGGCCGAAGGAAACGCCTACTACTGCTACTGCACCGAAGCGGAGCTCGAGCAGGAGCGCAGTGAGCAGGAAGCGCGCGGCGAAACGCCCCGCTATTCCGGCCGCTGCCGCCACCTGACCCCGGAGCAGGCGGAAGCCTACCGGGCGGAAGGCCGGCGGCCGACGGTCCGCTTCCGAGTGCCGGAGGACCGGATGATCCGCTTTGAGGATGAAGTGCGCGGAGAGGTGGAATTCGACTCGAACGGGATCGGGGACTTCATCATCGCCCGTCCGGACGGCATTCCCATGTACAACTTCGCGGTCGTGCTCGACGATCATCTGATGGCCATCACCCATGTCATCCGCGGTGAGGAGCATCTGTCCAATACGCCGAGACAAGTGATGCTCTATGAAGCCTTGGATCTTCCGACGCCCCGGTTCGCGCACCTGTCCATCATCTTGAATCCGGACCGGAAGAAGATGAGCAAGCGGGACGAATCCATCGTCCAATTCATTGAGCAGTACAAGGACCTGGGGTATTTGCCGGAGGCGGTGCTGAACTTCATCACCCTGCTCGGCTGGTCCCCGAGAGGCGAAGAGGAGATCTTCACGAAAGAAGAATTGATCGGGCAGTTTGGCTTGGACCGCGTGTCCAAAAGCCCGGCCGTCTTCGATATGGATAAGCTGAACTGGATGAACAACCAGTACATCAAGAAGGCCGACCCGGCAAGAATCGCCGAGCTCGCGATTCCTCATCTTCAGAAGGCCGGACGGCTGCCGCAGACGCTTTCCGAGGCCGAGCAGTCCTGGGCCTCGCGGCTGGTCGCGCTGTATCAGGAACAGCTGACCTATGCTTCAGAGATTGTCGATCTGTCGGCCCTCTTCTTCCAAGAAGAAGTGGAGCTGGAGGAAGAAGCCAAGCCGATACTGGCGGAAGAGCAGGTTCCGGTTGTCCTGGGCCGCTTCCTGGAGCTCGTAAGAGAGTCCGTAACCCTGAATCCGGAAGACGTGCAGGCGATGCTGAAGCAGGTCCAAAAGGACACGGGCTTCAAGGGCAAACAGCTGTTCATGCCGACCCGCGTAGCGCTGACCGGCCAGATGCACGGCCGTGACCTGAACCAAACCATCTCCCTCCTGGGCAAAGAGAAGGCCGTTGCCCGCCTGGAGAGGTTATTGTCATAA